One window of the candidate division WOR-3 bacterium genome contains the following:
- a CDS encoding CoB--CoM heterodisulfide reductase iron-sulfur subunit B family protein, which translates to MKEFPYYPGCTLYTKAKGLDLSLRLISEKLGFRLKELTTWNCCGAIYNEVENDITAHIAPLRNLIQAKKEGGDKLVTTCAACYNVLKRSQSFVFLENNPEIKKRVSAYLEDEIGDYKGDIEILHYLELLKQEIGFERLKNGKKLNGLKVGCYYGCLLTRPPKVLKFPLGIMEELFSLLGAEIVESPFREYCCGGYTLLISKEGTRECVAKILNSFSDAEVIITSCPLCLYNLDKFQDGPNRPILYFSQLLGVLFDLKEEVLNFQNHFVDPRPILEKRGLYGKV; encoded by the coding sequence TATCCTGGTTGTACCTTATATACCAAAGCCAAAGGTTTAGATTTATCCCTCCGGTTAATCTCAGAAAAATTGGGTTTCCGCCTAAAAGAACTCACCACCTGGAATTGCTGCGGGGCAATCTATAACGAAGTAGAAAATGATATCACCGCGCACATCGCCCCTTTAAGAAACTTAATTCAAGCCAAAAAGGAAGGGGGGGATAAATTAGTAACGACCTGTGCCGCCTGCTACAATGTCTTAAAGCGGAGTCAGAGTTTTGTCTTCTTGGAGAATAATCCGGAGATAAAAAAAAGAGTTTCTGCCTATCTGGAAGATGAGATTGGTGATTATAAAGGAGATATTGAAATCCTCCACTACTTGGAACTCTTAAAGCAGGAGATTGGTTTTGAGCGGTTAAAGAACGGCAAGAAATTAAATGGCTTAAAGGTCGGCTGCTATTACGGTTGTCTTTTGACCCGCCCGCCCAAGGTCTTAAAATTTCCCTTAGGGATAATGGAAGAACTATTTTCCCTTCTGGGCGCCGAAATCGTTGAATCTCCCTTTCGGGAATATTGTTGCGGTGGTTATACTTTACTAATTAGTAAAGAAGGAACCCGGGAGTGTGTGGCGAAAATCTTAAATAGTTTTTCTGATGCCGAAGTGATTATCACCTCCTGTCCCTTATGCCTTTACAACCTTGACAAATTCCAAGATGGTCCAAACCGACCAATTCTCTATTTCAGCCAACTCTTAGGAGTTCTTTTTGACCTAAAAGAAGAAGTTTTGAACTTCCAAAACCATTTTGTTGACCCCAGACCAATCTTAGAAAAGAGGGGGCTTTATGGAAAAGTTTGA
- a CDS encoding hydrogenase iron-sulfur subunit: MEKFEPKLIGFLCNWCSYAGADLAGTSRISYPPNLRVIRVMCSGYVDPQFVLKAFALGFDGVLIGGCHPGDCHYQTGNYKTLRRMKLLKKLLKQLGIEEERLRVEWVSASEGKRFAEVVSDFTEKIRSLGPLK, from the coding sequence ATGGAAAAGTTTGAACCAAAGTTAATTGGCTTTCTTTGCAACTGGTGCAGTTATGCGGGGGCTGATTTAGCGGGCACCTCCCGAATATCTTATCCACCCAATCTACGCGTTATCCGGGTGATGTGTTCCGGTTATGTTGACCCCCAATTTGTCTTAAAGGCATTCGCCTTAGGTTTTGATGGTGTTCTGATTGGTGGTTGCCATCCGGGTGATTGCCATTATCAAACCGGAAATTATAAAACCCTGCGCCGGATGAAACTCTTAAAGAAACTATTAAAGCAACTGGGGATTGAAGAAGAGAGGTTAAGGGTGGAATGGGTCTCCGCCTCTGAGGGTAAGAGGTTCGCGGAGGTGGTTAGTGATTTTACCGAAAAGATAAGAAGTCTCGGACCATTAAAATAA